TAGCCGTACACCTCGGTGAGGATGTCACCAAAGATGTAGCTGATGGGAAAGATGAACGCCCCCCCATCGAAGGTTCGCCCCCACAGGGTGAACAGCTTGAGCGCCGCCACGTTCGAGATGAGCAGAACCGCCACGAACGACGCCGTGATGATGTCGACGTAGCGATATCGCCGCTGCTGCGGTTCAGTCACCTACTTGCCGCCGAAGCCCATCATGGGCTGCCACCCCAGAACGCTGAACGCGCGGCTGTAATCGCCGAGCTTGAAGTCGACGAAGAACCCCATTCCGGACGTCTCGCACCACAGGCCACGCACCACATAGGGGTGCGCCTGCACCGGAAGACCGGTCAGCCGGTAGGGCTCGTCGAACGACGCGCGACTGTACGAGGTCTCGCCCGCGGGACTCTTGATGGTGAAGCCGTTCCCGTCATCGGTCACCACCGTGGTGCCGAGGCGTCCGCTGAGGCGCACCTCCTTGCCGTGCTTGCGCAGGCGCACCTCGTCGGTGGGAAGCTTGAGAACCCAGCCATCGTTCACGATCCGAAACCAGG
Above is a genomic segment from Pseudomonadota bacterium containing:
- a CDS encoding VUT family protein encodes the protein MTEPQQRRYRYVDIITASFVAVLLISNVAALKLFTLWGRTFDGGAFIFPISYIFGDILTEVYG